In Phaeobacter inhibens DSM 16374, the following proteins share a genomic window:
- the gmd gene encoding GDP-mannose 4,6-dehydratase: MKKALITGVTGQDGSYLAEFLLEKGYEVHGLKRRASSFNTQRVDHIYQDPHTDHARFKLHYGDLTDTSNLTRLLSEIEPDEVYNLGAQSHVAVSFEAPEYTADVDGIGTLRLLEAIRFLGLEKKTRFYQASTSELYGLVQETPQRETTPFYPRSPYAVAKLYSYWITVNYREAYGMYACNGILFNHESPRRGETFVTRKITRGLANIAQGLEECLYMGNIDALRDWGHAKDYVRMQWMMLQQEAPEDFVIATGKQYSVRQFITWSAQELGLTLAFSGEGVEEIATVTAIEGDMAPALKVGDVVLRIDPRYFRPAEVETLLGDPTKAKQKLGWVPEITTEEMCAEMVREDLKTARRHALLKEHGMDLPVSTEG, from the coding sequence GTGAAAAAAGCCCTCATCACCGGTGTAACGGGTCAGGATGGTTCGTACCTTGCGGAGTTTCTTCTTGAGAAGGGCTATGAGGTGCATGGGCTGAAGCGGCGGGCGTCGTCGTTCAACACCCAGCGGGTGGATCACATCTATCAGGACCCGCACACCGATCATGCCCGGTTCAAACTGCATTACGGCGATCTGACTGACACCTCCAACCTGACCCGGCTGTTGAGCGAGATTGAACCGGATGAGGTCTATAACCTCGGCGCGCAGTCCCATGTCGCCGTAAGTTTCGAGGCACCTGAATATACCGCCGATGTCGATGGCATCGGCACGCTGCGCCTGCTGGAGGCGATCCGCTTTCTGGGGCTGGAGAAAAAGACCCGGTTTTATCAGGCCTCGACTTCGGAATTATACGGGTTGGTGCAGGAAACCCCGCAGCGCGAGACGACGCCGTTTTATCCGCGTTCGCCTTATGCTGTGGCCAAGCTTTATTCCTACTGGATCACGGTGAACTACCGCGAGGCCTATGGTATGTATGCCTGCAACGGCATCCTGTTCAACCACGAGAGCCCGCGCCGGGGTGAAACCTTCGTGACCCGCAAGATCACCCGCGGCCTTGCCAATATCGCGCAAGGCCTCGAAGAGTGCCTTTATATGGGCAATATCGACGCGCTGCGCGACTGGGGCCATGCGAAGGATTACGTGCGGATGCAGTGGATGATGTTGCAGCAGGAGGCCCCGGAGGATTTTGTCATTGCCACCGGCAAGCAATATTCGGTGCGCCAGTTCATCACCTGGTCGGCGCAGGAGCTGGGGCTGACGCTGGCGTTTTCGGGCGAAGGTGTGGAGGAAATTGCCACCGTGACCGCGATCGAGGGCGATATGGCCCCGGCGCTGAAGGTGGGCGATGTGGTGCTGCGGATTGATCCGCGTTATTTCCGCCCCGCCGAGGTGGAGACGCTGCTGGGGGATCCCACCAAGGCGAAGCAGAAACTGGGCTGGGTGCCGGAGATCACCACCGAAGAGATGTGCGCCGAGATGGTGCGCGAAGACCTCAAAACCGCCCGCCGCCATGCCCTGCTGAAAGAACACGGCATGGATCTGCCGGTCAGCACCGAGGGCTGA
- a CDS encoding DegT/DnrJ/EryC1/StrS family aminotransferase, translated as MKNFQPPRPITLAQDTISRRELQQTADWMMAGNRLTKAEETVAFEEEFAAWMGSKHAVFVNSGSSANLLMIYAAREAGRLRNNKVIAPAVSWVTTVSPLIQFGFDVRLCDCDPMNLGLDLEHLEQLCKDEAPAMLILVHVLGHANHMKAIQDICDRYDVLLLEDSCEALGSVSGGRKLGCHGAAGSFSFYYGHHISTIEGGMVVTDDSELHQVMLSLRSHGWSRDLNPTLRDQLQQDHNIDDFRNLYTFYYAGFNLRSTDLQAFIGRQQILKLDDICRVRARNFDTYAEELHGYYSQDSETDLLSSFAYGTLVENRMDVFEHLRAQQIECRPLICGNIARHPFWIRHYGREILPNADLIHDYGIYLPNHHNLSTADVLSVAGTFKAVAQPKTMRDRAA; from the coding sequence ATGAAGAATTTTCAACCTCCCCGCCCGATCACCCTTGCGCAGGACACGATCTCGCGGCGTGAACTGCAGCAGACGGCGGATTGGATGATGGCTGGTAATCGTCTGACAAAGGCCGAGGAAACCGTCGCATTTGAGGAAGAATTTGCGGCCTGGATGGGCTCCAAACATGCAGTATTCGTCAACTCCGGCTCCTCAGCGAACCTGTTGATGATATACGCGGCACGCGAGGCAGGGCGACTGCGGAACAATAAGGTGATTGCTCCCGCAGTCAGCTGGGTCACAACCGTGTCGCCGCTCATTCAGTTTGGGTTCGATGTCAGGCTCTGTGACTGTGATCCGATGAATCTGGGTCTGGATCTGGAACACCTGGAACAGCTCTGCAAGGATGAGGCCCCGGCGATGCTGATCCTTGTGCATGTGTTGGGTCATGCCAATCACATGAAGGCGATCCAAGACATCTGTGACCGTTACGATGTGCTGTTGCTGGAAGACAGCTGCGAAGCCCTTGGTTCGGTCAGCGGTGGGCGCAAACTCGGCTGCCATGGTGCTGCGGGCAGTTTTTCATTCTACTATGGCCACCATATCTCAACGATTGAGGGTGGGATGGTGGTCACAGACGACAGTGAGCTGCATCAGGTCATGTTGTCGCTGCGCTCCCATGGCTGGAGCCGAGATCTGAACCCAACGCTGCGGGATCAACTGCAGCAGGACCACAACATCGATGATTTTCGCAATCTCTATACCTTCTATTACGCCGGCTTTAATTTGCGTTCGACCGACTTGCAGGCATTCATAGGGCGGCAGCAGATTCTGAAACTTGACGATATCTGCCGCGTGCGGGCGCGCAATTTCGATACCTATGCCGAGGAATTGCACGGGTACTATTCTCAGGATAGCGAGACTGATCTGTTGTCCTCCTTTGCCTATGGCACACTGGTTGAGAATAGAATGGACGTGTTTGAGCACCTGAGGGCGCAGCAGATTGAATGTCGGCCGCTTATCTGCGGTAACATCGCTCGCCATCCTTTCTGGATTCGGCACTATGGGCGTGAAATTTTGCCAAATGCGGATCTGATCCATGACTACGGGATCTATTTGCCAAACCACCACAACCTGTCGACTGCGGACGTCCTCAGCGTCGCCGGTACGTTCAAAGCTGTGGCTCAGCCCAAAACCATGCGTGATCGTGCAGCCTGA
- a CDS encoding glycosyltransferase family 2 protein — protein sequence MENAMTKTISIVIPTFNRADMLPKAIDCALNQTMPCEVIVSDHGSTDHTAQVAAEYGDKITYIRREKDFGPHFCWLEGVLHATGEFVHLQYDDDWIAPTFIEKCASVLKEDVGFAFTGAEVIDDKTGKQMMMQFLEWLPETGIFDNRLAEENIVGSLISPGAALFRRQVLIDALYQGRLPLQSSEYHGVGPDIFASLLSMLRYPKVGFVKEPLASFRAHDGSITIDALKDKEKAANIAAAYNEVRHYYVELKAMQAVRGAQT from the coding sequence TTGGAGAACGCCATGACTAAGACAATTTCCATCGTAATCCCGACGTTTAATCGTGCGGATATGTTGCCCAAAGCGATTGACTGCGCGCTTAATCAAACGATGCCATGCGAGGTCATCGTGTCTGATCACGGGTCGACCGATCATACTGCACAGGTCGCTGCAGAATATGGCGATAAAATCACTTATATTCGCCGGGAGAAAGACTTTGGCCCGCATTTTTGCTGGCTTGAAGGCGTACTGCACGCCACCGGTGAATTTGTCCATCTGCAGTATGATGATGATTGGATCGCGCCGACCTTCATCGAAAAATGCGCGTCTGTCCTCAAGGAGGATGTCGGCTTTGCCTTTACCGGTGCGGAAGTCATTGACGACAAAACCGGCAAGCAGATGATGATGCAGTTTTTGGAATGGCTGCCGGAGACGGGAATTTTCGACAACCGCCTAGCGGAGGAAAACATTGTCGGCTCGCTCATCTCGCCGGGCGCGGCGCTGTTCCGGCGCCAGGTGCTGATAGATGCGCTCTATCAGGGGCGCCTTCCGCTCCAGAGCAGCGAATACCATGGTGTGGGCCCGGACATCTTTGCCTCGCTGTTGTCCATGCTGCGCTATCCAAAGGTGGGTTTTGTAAAGGAACCTCTCGCAAGTTTCCGCGCTCACGATGGATCGATCACGATCGATGCGCTGAAGGACAAAGAGAAAGCCGCCAATATAGCTGCCGCCTACAATGAGGTGCGCCATTACTATGTTGAGCTGAAGGCGATGCAAGCTGTGAGGGGGGCACAGACATGA
- a CDS encoding NAD-dependent epimerase/dehydratase family protein, with the protein MSRRIFLTGSGGVVGRHALRALETLAPDAEVLRNTADLTNPHEVAQAIERAGPLDLVIHLAAMVPVQSVRANPGAAFAVNAGGAINLLTALDGSPARMLLCSSSHVYASQETPLRETDTTEPVSLYGQTKLMSEQAARQICAATGRSLCIARLFSIHDPDQTGSYLRPTLEKRFATHSPEAPFELHGAGSRRDFLPASEAARLITELALSEAEGPVNVASGNAVTVADFAQAIAPFPLNIRPVGQNDTLEADVTRLRAILGERHD; encoded by the coding sequence ATGTCGAGACGTATTTTCCTAACCGGTAGCGGGGGGGTCGTGGGACGCCATGCTCTGAGGGCACTGGAGACGTTAGCACCTGATGCCGAGGTGTTGCGAAACACCGCTGATCTGACCAATCCGCATGAGGTTGCACAGGCCATCGAGAGAGCTGGGCCGCTTGATCTGGTTATCCACCTTGCCGCAATGGTGCCGGTTCAATCGGTTCGCGCAAATCCGGGCGCGGCCTTTGCGGTGAATGCCGGTGGGGCGATTAACCTTCTTACGGCGCTTGATGGCAGCCCGGCACGGATGCTTCTGTGTTCGTCCAGTCACGTTTACGCAAGCCAAGAGACACCGCTTCGAGAGACCGACACAACTGAGCCGGTGTCACTTTATGGTCAAACAAAGCTCATGTCGGAGCAGGCTGCGCGGCAGATTTGTGCCGCGACTGGTCGATCGCTGTGCATCGCACGGCTATTTTCAATCCACGATCCCGACCAAACCGGAAGCTATCTGCGCCCAACACTTGAGAAGCGATTTGCAACCCATTCACCAGAGGCGCCGTTTGAATTGCATGGGGCTGGCAGTCGGCGCGACTTTCTTCCGGCGTCTGAGGCTGCGCGCCTGATTACTGAACTCGCGCTTTCTGAAGCCGAGGGTCCGGTCAATGTCGCGTCTGGTAACGCGGTGACTGTGGCCGACTTTGCACAAGCAATCGCTCCCTTTCCGCTGAATATACGGCCTGTGGGCCAAAATGACACGCTCGAGGCTGATGTGACGCGCCTGCGTGCGATCCTTGGAGAACGCCATGACTAA
- a CDS encoding DUF6538 domain-containing protein, with protein sequence MENISGKYLFLKEGIFYFNRRVPKDLRPHYSSAKISYSLRTRSRAIALARANSASVKLDEYWYHLRSQDAELPGKHLLRHGLSRPASTNSKVVTPDVLTLSEGVLTYVRLKGHGRPKTFERAAHRSCGYVIDVCGDKPLSDYTKADANAFRDALVKRGLTGSSVTRIFGTVRAVFNFAAAEQGLDITSPFSNVYYDRNAGVSERLSIPVEDIRRVQGKCRELDDEMRKWTCRGLMPLL encoded by the coding sequence TTGGAGAACATTTCCGGTAAGTACCTTTTCCTCAAAGAGGGTATTTTTTACTTCAACCGGCGGGTTCCTAAGGATCTCAGGCCACACTATTCCTCTGCGAAAATTTCCTACTCTCTGAGAACACGATCACGTGCCATTGCATTGGCTAGGGCTAACAGCGCATCGGTGAAGTTGGATGAATATTGGTACCATCTTAGATCTCAGGATGCCGAGTTGCCTGGGAAGCACTTGCTGCGCCATGGGTTGTCGCGTCCTGCTTCCACCAATTCTAAAGTTGTCACACCTGACGTTCTGACGCTTTCCGAGGGAGTGTTGACATATGTCCGCCTCAAGGGCCACGGACGCCCAAAGACGTTCGAGAGGGCAGCGCATCGTTCGTGTGGCTATGTGATCGACGTTTGTGGTGACAAACCGCTATCTGACTACACAAAAGCAGACGCCAACGCCTTTCGTGACGCTTTGGTCAAGCGTGGTTTGACCGGCAGCTCAGTCACTCGGATCTTTGGTACCGTGCGAGCGGTCTTCAACTTTGCTGCAGCCGAACAAGGACTTGATATCACCTCGCCTTTTTCCAATGTCTACTACGACCGCAACGCTGGGGTCTCGGAACGCCTGTCGATCCCCGTGGAGGACATCCGCAGGGTACAAGGGAAATGCAGGGAACTGGACGATGAGATGCGCAAGTGGACCTGTCGCGGTTTGATGCCGCTCCTTTGA
- a CDS encoding tyrosine-type recombinase/integrase, with the protein MKTTQNLTDKLVQNITTDKPRLQITDAKTTGLKLRVSRSGHKSFALMIRNNAGKYETFTIGSYPDISLKQAREIALQIRVDLKINGEFKPTPPCVAPVEKITLRQLLDEVQPFFALTKKSWRPRGGPESSAYTRNTIERVFAPLLDKPIEALTAEEFGLVANAYKPVRPLKGKATANGQVSRALSYLSPVLDWAAHRGRKFGKIGAGRPNRLNAPELRRIHDPASTDPTISGKRERVLSVEEIAAIVPLLQYPAPQKLRRRNMLPKNDFGPIALRFLLLTLARREEVAAARWRDIDFANGVWVKPEVKDTTGEGRSQRLPLSGATLDLLKALPGYTKGAGNAFVFPNRDGGRLDNWNRIAEQVQKGSKTSDWTRHDLRRTGATLLEELQVPVQTVEAILDHTNRFANAGVSGSASHYMIATRILNETEDPKVVALNKLSAALDHIVATVKPSNPA; encoded by the coding sequence ATGAAAACCACTCAAAACCTGACCGACAAACTGGTCCAGAACATTACGACAGACAAGCCCCGTCTCCAGATCACTGACGCAAAGACAACCGGCCTAAAACTGCGTGTTTCGCGCTCTGGGCACAAGTCGTTTGCCCTGATGATCCGCAACAACGCCGGGAAGTATGAAACATTCACAATCGGTTCCTATCCGGACATTTCGCTCAAGCAGGCCCGAGAGATCGCCCTTCAAATCCGCGTGGACCTGAAAATCAATGGGGAGTTCAAACCGACACCGCCATGCGTTGCCCCGGTGGAAAAAATCACCCTGCGGCAATTGCTGGACGAGGTTCAGCCCTTTTTTGCATTGACCAAGAAAAGCTGGCGTCCCCGTGGCGGTCCGGAATCGTCCGCCTACACACGGAACACAATTGAGCGCGTTTTCGCGCCGTTGTTGGATAAACCAATCGAGGCCCTAACGGCAGAAGAGTTCGGCTTGGTTGCCAATGCTTACAAACCTGTTCGCCCCCTGAAAGGCAAAGCCACGGCGAACGGCCAAGTGTCGCGGGCCTTGTCCTATCTGTCACCGGTTCTGGATTGGGCCGCACACCGAGGGCGCAAGTTCGGCAAAATTGGCGCGGGTCGTCCTAATCGCCTCAATGCGCCTGAGCTTCGCCGCATCCACGATCCTGCCTCAACCGACCCCACGATCTCAGGCAAGCGGGAACGAGTGCTAAGCGTCGAGGAAATCGCGGCAATCGTTCCGTTGCTCCAATACCCGGCTCCGCAGAAACTCCGCCGCCGGAACATGCTGCCAAAAAATGACTTTGGCCCCATCGCATTGCGGTTTCTGTTGCTGACCCTGGCACGGCGTGAGGAAGTGGCTGCTGCCCGCTGGCGAGACATCGACTTTGCCAACGGCGTCTGGGTCAAACCCGAGGTGAAAGACACGACAGGGGAAGGACGCAGCCAGCGCCTGCCGTTATCGGGTGCAACCTTGGACCTCCTCAAAGCGCTTCCCGGCTACACCAAAGGCGCGGGTAATGCATTCGTGTTTCCAAACCGCGATGGAGGCAGGCTCGACAATTGGAACCGCATCGCGGAACAGGTCCAGAAAGGCAGCAAAACCAGCGACTGGACGCGCCATGACCTGCGCCGCACCGGGGCAACCCTGCTGGAGGAATTACAGGTGCCAGTTCAGACCGTCGAAGCGATCCTCGATCACACCAACCGGTTCGCCAACGCGGGCGTCAGCGGGTCTGCGAGCCACTATATGATCGCCACACGGATTTTGAACGAAACGGAAGACCCCAAGGTCGTCGCGCTGAACAAATTGAGCGCCGCATTAGACCACATCGTTGCGACCGTGAAACCCTCAAATCCTGCTTAG
- a CDS encoding AAA family ATPase, giving the protein MKNTTSTKALNAPTFNGISPVSANKFQINPNRPFIVKGLLLAGQVGMIAGEPNLGKSAIMSCIASHVAMGRDMGDMKVKRAAVLYVAAEDPEGILERAYPYMHNAPDGAAAFEVLDVVPDLTDPKAVKEFLAYAEAFREYHQCDYLLIVFDTLNLSIGDADENSARDMSRVFRHAQFIAKSTGAHVLFIHHVGTGDKGRPRGSSAMTATLDTLLTLEKAEDDSGVAAMLLQKKQKRIRKGRALAFRIEPFEAGTDDDGDVFTVPMAVPFKHDNSLTITKGAKAKPSTKPSVSGERAAEVLRLLKGIVKHDAGKWHSRKDIGELVGGPFNETRANSDNHRKAVSRALESLQNAGSVEKGECGGFRYSAPFEVIDDAIENEKPILH; this is encoded by the coding sequence GTGAAAAACACAACCTCCACCAAAGCCCTGAACGCTCCCACCTTCAATGGCATCAGCCCGGTTTCGGCAAATAAGTTCCAGATCAATCCCAACCGGCCCTTCATCGTCAAAGGCCTCCTGCTGGCCGGGCAGGTTGGCATGATTGCTGGCGAACCCAATCTTGGGAAGTCCGCGATCATGTCGTGCATTGCCTCCCATGTCGCCATGGGCCGCGACATGGGCGACATGAAAGTCAAACGCGCAGCAGTCCTCTATGTTGCCGCCGAAGACCCAGAGGGGATTTTGGAACGCGCCTATCCCTACATGCACAACGCTCCCGATGGTGCCGCCGCATTCGAAGTCCTCGATGTGGTGCCCGATTTGACCGACCCCAAAGCGGTCAAAGAGTTCCTGGCCTATGCCGAGGCGTTCCGTGAGTATCACCAATGCGATTACCTGCTGATCGTTTTCGATACCCTCAACCTGTCCATTGGTGATGCCGACGAAAACTCGGCCCGGGATATGAGCCGGGTGTTTCGCCACGCGCAGTTCATTGCGAAATCAACCGGAGCGCATGTGCTGTTCATCCACCATGTAGGCACCGGCGACAAAGGCAGACCGCGCGGGTCTTCAGCAATGACTGCTACCCTCGATACGCTTCTTACGCTGGAAAAGGCTGAGGACGATTCCGGTGTGGCTGCCATGCTGCTGCAAAAAAAGCAGAAGCGCATTCGGAAAGGCCGTGCCCTCGCATTCCGCATCGAACCCTTCGAAGCCGGAACCGATGATGACGGCGATGTATTCACGGTTCCGATGGCGGTGCCGTTCAAGCATGACAACTCCCTGACGATCACGAAAGGGGCAAAGGCGAAGCCTTCGACCAAACCGAGCGTTTCCGGCGAGCGAGCCGCCGAAGTTTTGCGGCTGCTGAAAGGTATCGTCAAACACGACGCCGGGAAGTGGCACAGCCGAAAGGACATTGGCGAATTGGTTGGCGGGCCGTTCAACGAGACCCGAGCCAATAGCGACAACCACCGGAAAGCAGTCAGCAGGGCGCTTGAAAGCCTGCAAAATGCTGGGTCGGTCGAGAAAGGCGAGTGCGGTGGATTCCGCTACTCTGCCCCGTTCGAGGTCATTGACGATGCCATCGAAAACGAGAAACCCATACTGCACTAA
- a CDS encoding MobA/MobL family protein: MALFSFRHSVKTFSEKRTDETRAAKPGQTAAHLRYIARPQAARVVMQERLSGGSHPKTANLAEEEAQKRKGRVCERFVIALPSEASPEQREALTRAYAEQMSKGIAGYVAAIHDQHGNDSKNPHAHFVLFDVQQKTGGRGRPKSTLGLARKNAIEGAAKLWAELHNEMMRGWGFGPDSEISHLSYADRGIDRIPTIHEGASSRATPEAKKKSKEKWKHIDQGHTRAEANAVIREINKLKESQKNAGTVRLGTGDGDNEAQRNGGIAKQRERGGGNVKAAPGNRPPFKQSGQPVQEHRPVVGDTGPTSGPLQSRAQPRPGRQPPFLAAARLGLARRLRRGRDVRRVYRELIMLRDTLKARLLPIEGQRRLRPEAERHHHRPPKTTKPRSGGAERGA; this comes from the coding sequence ATGGCACTGTTTTCATTTAGGCACTCAGTTAAGACTTTTTCGGAGAAGCGCACGGATGAAACCCGCGCGGCAAAGCCCGGCCAAACTGCGGCCCATCTTCGTTATATCGCTCGGCCACAGGCGGCGCGAGTGGTGATGCAGGAACGGCTTTCTGGCGGTTCTCACCCGAAGACAGCCAACCTTGCCGAGGAGGAAGCACAGAAGCGCAAGGGGCGCGTCTGTGAGCGGTTCGTTATTGCCCTGCCATCAGAGGCATCCCCGGAGCAGAGAGAGGCCCTGACTCGGGCCTATGCGGAGCAAATGAGCAAGGGTATTGCCGGGTATGTCGCTGCCATCCACGACCAACATGGAAACGACTCGAAGAACCCACACGCGCATTTCGTATTGTTCGATGTTCAGCAGAAGACCGGCGGGCGTGGCAGGCCGAAAAGCACCCTTGGCCTTGCCCGGAAGAACGCCATCGAAGGCGCTGCCAAATTGTGGGCAGAGCTTCACAACGAGATGATGCGCGGCTGGGGCTTTGGCCCAGATTCCGAGATCAGCCACTTGTCATATGCAGATCGTGGCATCGACAGGATTCCAACAATCCACGAAGGCGCAAGTTCCCGGGCGACCCCGGAGGCCAAGAAGAAAAGCAAAGAGAAATGGAAGCACATCGACCAAGGCCACACCCGGGCCGAGGCGAATGCCGTCATCCGAGAAATCAACAAACTGAAAGAGAGTCAGAAAAATGCAGGAACCGTTCGATTGGGAACAGGCGATGGAGACAACGAGGCGCAGCGCAACGGCGGCATCGCAAAACAGCGAGAACGCGGTGGCGGGAATGTCAAAGCTGCTCCGGGAAATCGACCGCCATTCAAACAATCTGGCCAGCCTGTCCAGGAGCATCGACCAGTTGTCGGCGACACAGGCCCAACAAGTGGTCCACTCCAAAGCCGCGCTCAACCGCGCCCAGGGCGACAACCGCCATTCTTGGCGGCTGCCCGCCTTGGGCTTGCTCGCCGTCTTCGCCGTGGGCGTGACGTTCGGCGGGTTTATCGTGAGTTGATCATGTTGCGCGATACCTTGAAGGCGCGGCTTTTGCCTATTGAGGGGCAACGCCGCTTGCGCCCCGAGGCAGAGCGTCATCATCATCGCCCACCCAAAACGACAAAGCCCCGCAGTGGCGGGGCTGAGCGTGGGGCATGA
- a CDS encoding helix-turn-helix transcriptional regulator has translation MTILPTPQPKDTLVDIKTVCTTLCRSRASLYRDIQRGDFPEPIKLGGSSRWRMSDLNKIIDPEAPLAA, from the coding sequence ATGACAATTCTGCCAACACCGCAACCCAAAGATACCCTCGTCGATATCAAGACCGTTTGCACGACGCTGTGCCGGTCCCGCGCCAGCCTATACCGCGATATTCAGCGCGGCGATTTTCCCGAACCGATCAAGCTGGGTGGTTCATCCCGCTGGCGCATGTCGGACCTCAACAAGATCATTGATCCTGAAGCACCACTGGCGGCGTAA
- a CDS encoding helix-turn-helix domain-containing protein, translated as MFSSKRLSLARKRRRLTAKGLAEEAGVSPVTITRLETGQNEADPATVEKLAEVLDYPASFFFKGEPAPLTKEIVSFRSLKSMSAKERDAALSAGEIGVEVYSWLDDHFNLPPLNLPPFDPELTPEAAAEALRQHWGLGYDPIPNLLKLFESKGIRVLGLEENTANVDAFSFWQDDSAYVFLNSYKSAERSIFDAAHELGHLVLHKHGETSGANGDTRSVELEANRFAAAFLMPEEDIRARMPRLITANLIIKAKKRWRVSAMALAYRLSHFNKPMLTEWQYRSICIELGKRGYRSGEPDGITRESSVLWGKILAELWSDRKNLQNLANDLFLPVSEVEMLLSGILPRTDQSAAGKSNERPALRIVE; from the coding sequence ATGTTTAGCAGCAAAAGACTCAGCCTCGCCAGAAAGCGGCGCAGGCTGACGGCAAAAGGACTCGCAGAAGAAGCAGGCGTATCACCTGTAACAATCACTCGATTGGAAACCGGCCAAAATGAAGCCGATCCTGCAACTGTGGAAAAGCTCGCGGAAGTTCTGGATTACCCAGCATCCTTTTTCTTCAAAGGGGAACCGGCGCCGCTTACCAAGGAGATTGTGAGTTTCCGCAGCCTGAAGAGTATGAGCGCCAAGGAACGGGATGCCGCATTGTCGGCTGGCGAGATTGGTGTGGAGGTCTATTCATGGCTGGATGATCACTTCAATTTGCCACCGCTCAATCTCCCTCCGTTCGATCCGGAATTGACCCCCGAAGCAGCCGCAGAGGCACTGAGACAGCATTGGGGGCTTGGATATGATCCTATCCCAAACTTACTTAAGCTGTTTGAATCCAAGGGTATCCGCGTTCTCGGACTGGAAGAAAACACCGCTAACGTGGATGCGTTCTCGTTCTGGCAAGACGATAGCGCGTATGTCTTCTTGAACTCCTACAAGTCCGCTGAGCGCAGTATCTTTGATGCAGCGCACGAGTTGGGCCATCTCGTGCTGCATAAGCACGGCGAAACCTCTGGTGCAAACGGGGACACCCGTTCTGTTGAGTTGGAGGCCAACAGGTTTGCAGCTGCGTTCTTGATGCCCGAAGAGGATATTCGTGCCCGAATGCCTCGCCTAATTACCGCAAACCTCATCATCAAAGCGAAGAAACGGTGGCGTGTGTCAGCTATGGCCCTGGCATATCGTCTGAGCCACTTTAACAAGCCCATGCTGACTGAGTGGCAATATCGCTCCATCTGCATTGAGTTAGGGAAACGGGGATACAGAAGCGGGGAGCCAGATGGGATCACCAGAGAAAGCTCAGTTCTCTGGGGGAAGATTTTGGCCGAGCTTTGGTCGGATCGAAAGAACCTACAGAACTTGGCGAACGATCTATTTTTACCCGTGAGCGAAGTGGAAATGCTACTTTCAGGGATATTGCCCCGAACGGATCAAAGCGCTGCGGGCAAAAGCAATGAACGCCCGGCTTTGCGCATTGTCGAATAA
- a CDS encoding DUF488 domain-containing protein, protein MVQVFTIGFTKTTAEHFFGRLKESQSRKLVDVRLNNVSQLAGFAKRDDLKFFARSLCNMDYLHAPNFAPTKPMLDSYKKKKIEWSNYENQYLDLMMKRKVEKLRPADLDGCCLLCSEDTPHFCHRRLLAEYLDQKWGNLEIIHL, encoded by the coding sequence ATGGTTCAGGTATTCACTATTGGATTTACCAAAACCACCGCCGAGCATTTCTTTGGTCGATTGAAGGAGTCTCAATCCCGTAAGCTTGTCGATGTTCGCTTGAATAACGTTTCGCAGTTGGCAGGGTTTGCCAAGCGGGACGACCTCAAATTCTTCGCCAGAAGTCTTTGCAATATGGACTACCTGCACGCGCCGAACTTCGCTCCAACCAAACCAATGCTTGATTCATACAAGAAAAAGAAAATCGAGTGGTCAAACTATGAGAACCAATATCTGGATCTCATGATGAAACGGAAAGTCGAGAAACTGCGTCCCGCTGATTTGGACGGATGTTGTTTGCTTTGCAGTGAAGACACCCCTCACTTTTGCCATCGACGGCTTTTGGCTGAATACCTTGATCAAAAATGGGGTAACCTTGAGATCATCCATCTTTGA